A window of the Streptomyces sp. JB150 genome harbors these coding sequences:
- a CDS encoding condensation domain-containing protein: MANWTKDDVRHAVAGVLGVDPGTISDTENLIGQGMDSIRMMKLAGGWRRAGAAVTFRLLAENPTVEQWHTALTAGAPSSPTPQEETTAGTVPGPRPVDAEAAFDLTPVQRAYWIGRREGMPLGGVGCHAYLELDGSDIRPERLETAVQRVLARHPMLRARFLDDGRQQILTESPWPGLVVHDLTATEPEKTERGLDELRARLSHRVLDVAAGEVFDVQLTLLPGGATRVHVNIDLLVADVASIERVLADLAAAYRDPEGLPSPPPYAFPQYLADYRAWCGSPGDPAAPLAVARDYWRARLPELPAEGPALPLAKRPQEVVRPRFSRRSFLLDADAWQRLTGRARAHGLTAASVLAAAYAEVLGAWSENRHFLLNIPLFDRQPLHPAVDDLVADFTSLVLLSVDVRRPAPFVERVRDLQGQLQRNVSHGQYSALSVLQDLRRARRGKPVSAPVVFACNLGSAFVRPDVQTELGAWSWMLSQTPQVMLDHQVYEIDGALLLAWDAVDELFPEGLMDDMVRSYEALLNRLAEPDADWAAPAAVASPAPAGEPGPMRTTGSVS; the protein is encoded by the coding sequence AGCTGGCGGGCGGCTGGCGGCGCGCCGGCGCGGCCGTCACCTTCCGCCTGCTGGCGGAGAACCCGACCGTGGAGCAGTGGCACACGGCGCTGACGGCCGGTGCACCCTCCTCGCCGACGCCGCAGGAGGAGACGACGGCCGGCACGGTTCCCGGACCGCGACCCGTCGACGCGGAGGCCGCCTTCGACCTCACCCCCGTGCAGCGGGCGTACTGGATCGGACGCCGTGAAGGTATGCCCCTCGGCGGTGTCGGCTGCCACGCCTATCTGGAGCTGGACGGCAGCGATATCCGCCCCGAGCGGCTGGAGACCGCGGTACAGCGGGTCCTGGCCCGCCATCCCATGCTTCGGGCGAGGTTCCTGGACGACGGACGGCAGCAGATCCTCACCGAGAGCCCATGGCCGGGCCTCGTCGTCCACGACCTCACCGCCACCGAGCCCGAGAAGACCGAACGTGGCCTCGACGAGCTGCGCGCCCGCCTGTCCCACCGCGTGCTCGACGTCGCTGCCGGCGAGGTGTTCGACGTACAGCTGACCCTGCTGCCAGGCGGCGCCACCCGCGTCCACGTCAACATCGATCTGCTGGTCGCCGACGTGGCCAGCATCGAGCGGGTGCTCGCCGACCTGGCGGCGGCCTACCGGGACCCGGAGGGACTCCCGTCCCCGCCGCCGTACGCGTTCCCGCAGTACCTGGCGGACTACCGAGCCTGGTGCGGTTCGCCGGGCGACCCCGCCGCCCCGCTCGCGGTGGCCCGGGACTACTGGCGCGCCCGGCTTCCCGAACTCCCTGCCGAGGGGCCGGCGTTGCCGTTGGCCAAGCGGCCACAGGAGGTCGTCCGGCCCAGGTTCTCGCGGCGCAGCTTCCTGCTCGATGCCGACGCCTGGCAGCGCCTCACCGGCCGGGCACGCGCCCACGGACTGACCGCCGCGTCCGTCCTCGCCGCCGCTTACGCCGAGGTGCTGGGTGCATGGAGCGAGAACCGCCACTTCCTGCTCAACATCCCTCTGTTCGACCGGCAGCCGCTGCATCCGGCGGTCGACGATCTGGTCGCCGACTTCACCAGCCTTGTGCTCCTGAGCGTCGACGTACGCCGACCCGCCCCGTTCGTCGAGCGCGTGCGAGACCTGCAGGGGCAACTCCAGCGGAACGTCTCCCACGGGCAGTACTCCGCCCTGAGCGTTCTGCAGGACCTGCGCCGGGCCCGGCGTGGCAAGCCCGTCTCCGCGCCCGTGGTGTTCGCGTGCAACCTCGGCTCCGCGTTCGTCCGCCCGGACGTCCAGACCGAGCTGGGTGCCTGGAGCTGGATGCTGTCCCAGACCCCGCAGGTCATGCTCGACCACCAGGTCTACGAGATCGACGGCGCGCTGCTGCTGGCCTGGGACGCCGTCGACGAACTGTTCCCGGAAGGGCTGATGGACGACATGGTGCGCTCCTACGAGGCGCTGTTGAACCGGTTGGCGGAACCGGACGCCGACTGGGCCGCGCCGGCGGCGGTCGCGTCGCCGGCACCGGCGGGGGAGCCGGGGCCCATGCGTACGACGGGGAGCGTGTCATGA
- a CDS encoding alpha/beta fold hydrolase, producing MRGPVSADTRWLRRFRAAEHAPVRLVCFPHAGGSAGFYFPFAQALTPDAEVIAVQYPGRQDRLNEPGVDDIGRLADGVLGALLPSLDERPLALFGHSMGAVVAYEAARRLEHEFRAAPALLFASGRRAPCRHRDEYTHLKNDAGLMAELRELGGTNADLLAEEGLLRMFLPAVRVDYRAIETYRHRSGPEPSCPIAVLTGAEDPKVTLDEAADWRHHTTGECTLDVFPGRHFFLTDAAEDVVRLVTGRLRRLAPGAVR from the coding sequence ATGAGAGGACCCGTCTCCGCCGACACCCGCTGGCTGCGCCGCTTCCGCGCGGCGGAGCACGCCCCGGTCCGCCTGGTGTGCTTCCCGCACGCCGGTGGATCGGCGGGGTTCTACTTCCCGTTCGCCCAGGCGCTCACGCCAGACGCGGAAGTGATCGCGGTGCAGTACCCGGGTCGTCAGGACCGGCTCAACGAGCCGGGCGTCGATGACATCGGCCGCTTGGCCGACGGCGTCCTGGGAGCCCTGCTGCCGTCACTGGACGAACGGCCGCTCGCGCTGTTCGGCCACAGCATGGGCGCGGTGGTGGCCTACGAGGCGGCCCGCCGCCTCGAACACGAGTTCCGTGCCGCGCCCGCACTTCTGTTCGCGTCGGGCCGCCGAGCCCCCTGCCGCCACCGCGACGAGTACACCCACCTGAAGAACGACGCAGGCCTGATGGCCGAACTACGGGAGCTGGGCGGCACGAACGCGGATCTCCTCGCGGAGGAGGGCCTGCTGCGGATGTTCCTGCCGGCCGTCCGCGTCGACTACCGGGCGATCGAGACGTACCGGCACCGGTCCGGACCCGAGCCGAGCTGCCCGATCGCCGTGCTGACCGGCGCGGAGGACCCCAAGGTCACCCTCGACGAGGCGGCCGACTGGCGCCATCACACCACTGGCGAGTGCACCCTGGACGTCTTCCCCGGCCGGCACTTCTTCCTGACCGACGCGGCCGAGGACGTCGTCCGGCTGGTCACGGGCCGACTGCGGCGCCTTGCGCCCGGAGCCGTACGGTAG
- a CDS encoding DUF4307 domain-containing protein, whose amino-acid sequence MAADARKDRTLKITGALLGTALFALITYAGTTYVTGRQAADGTLIAFETLSDRTVQARLEVRKSRETVAVCTVRTLSARGAEVGRRDIRFTEPRDHVNTFVTVRTTQRAVGLELVGCRSATGP is encoded by the coding sequence ATGGCCGCTGACGCCCGCAAGGACCGGACCCTCAAGATCACCGGAGCCCTCCTCGGCACCGCCCTGTTCGCCCTCATCACCTACGCGGGCACCACCTACGTCACCGGCCGGCAGGCCGCCGACGGCACACTCATCGCCTTCGAGACGCTCTCCGACCGGACGGTCCAGGCCCGCCTGGAAGTCCGCAAGTCCCGCGAAACGGTCGCCGTCTGCACTGTCCGCACCCTCTCGGCTCGTGGTGCCGAGGTAGGCCGCCGTGACATCCGCTTCACGGAGCCCCGCGACCACGTGAACACGTTCGTGACCGTCCGGACGACGCAGCGCGCGGTGGGCCTGGAACTGGTGGGCTGCCGGAGCGCGACCGGGCCCTGA
- a CDS encoding magnesium and cobalt transport protein CorA codes for MPLIAAKDSGNGRSPRRPVWRRATPPSPPRPGPAPAREPAVRRPPAEPVGIVQSALYQDGVRVSSPASLAETYRALRAQPSGMAWIGLARPTARELHSLAEEFGLHPLAVEDAMEAHQRPKLERYGDTLFVVLRAARYLDAPEEVDFAELHVFVGPDFVITVRHGAAPDLSAVRRRMEETPELLKLGPEAVLYAILDAVVDGYAPVVAGVQNDIDEIETEVFRGDPEVSRRIYELSREMVEFQRATRPLVGMLHGLMAGFSKYGTDEELQRYLRDVADHVTHISERVDGFRQALTEILTVNATLVTQQQNAEMRALAEAGFEQNEEIKKISSWAAILFAPTLVGTIYGMNFDHMPELHWAFGYPFAVLLMAVVCTSLYLIFKRRDWL; via the coding sequence GTGCCCCTCATCGCCGCGAAGGACTCCGGGAACGGACGCAGCCCGCGACGACCGGTGTGGCGCCGCGCCACGCCCCCGTCCCCGCCGCGGCCGGGGCCCGCACCCGCGCGCGAGCCCGCGGTCCGCCGGCCGCCCGCCGAGCCCGTGGGCATCGTGCAGTCGGCCCTCTACCAGGACGGCGTCCGCGTCTCCTCCCCCGCCTCCCTCGCCGAGACCTACCGCGCCCTGCGCGCCCAGCCCTCCGGCATGGCCTGGATCGGCCTGGCCCGCCCCACCGCACGCGAACTGCATTCCCTGGCCGAGGAGTTCGGCCTCCACCCGCTCGCCGTCGAGGACGCGATGGAGGCCCACCAGCGCCCCAAGCTGGAACGGTACGGCGACACGCTGTTCGTCGTCCTGCGGGCGGCCCGCTACCTGGACGCGCCCGAGGAGGTCGACTTCGCCGAGCTGCACGTCTTCGTGGGCCCCGACTTCGTCATCACCGTCCGCCACGGCGCCGCCCCCGACCTGTCCGCGGTGCGCCGCCGCATGGAGGAGACCCCGGAGCTGCTGAAGCTGGGCCCCGAGGCGGTGCTCTACGCCATCCTGGACGCCGTGGTCGACGGGTACGCCCCGGTCGTCGCCGGCGTGCAGAACGACATCGACGAGATCGAGACGGAGGTCTTCCGCGGCGATCCCGAGGTGTCCCGCCGCATCTACGAACTGTCCCGCGAGATGGTCGAGTTCCAGCGCGCCACCCGCCCCCTGGTGGGCATGCTGCACGGTCTCATGGCGGGCTTCTCCAAGTACGGCACCGACGAGGAACTCCAGCGCTACCTGCGCGACGTCGCCGACCACGTCACCCACATCAGCGAACGCGTCGACGGCTTCCGCCAGGCCCTCACCGAGATCCTCACCGTCAACGCCACCCTGGTCACCCAGCAGCAGAACGCGGAGATGCGGGCGCTGGCGGAGGCGGGCTTCGAGCAGAACGAGGAGATCAAGAAGATCTCGTCCTGGGCGGCGATCCTCTTCGCCCCGACGCTGGTCGGCACGATCTACGGCATGAACTTCGACCACATGCCGGAGCTGCACTGGGCGTTCGGCTACCCCTTCGCCGTCCTGCTGATGGCGGTCGTGTGCACGAGCCTGTACCTGATCTTCAAGAGGCGTGACTGGCTGTAG
- a CDS encoding winged helix DNA-binding domain-containing protein → MTRTKAQPAATGPVLTTRALNRATLARQLLLRRSPMSAKAAVEHLVGLQAQEVKPPYVALAARLDGFTTGELSGLLAGREAVRIVTLRSTIHLHTADDCLALRPLVQPARDRELNMKTFRDGLTGVDLGRLAALARAFVESEPRTMRQLREALGAEWPDADPQALAVAARCTLPLVQVTPRGMWGRSAQVALTTAEHWLGRPAGPPADLDTVVPRYLAAFGPASVRDFQTWSGLTRTRPAFDRLRPSLLTFRDPGGTELFDLPDAPRPDPDTPAPPRLLPEFDNLLLSHADRARVVPPPHRGRTWQANTLYCPLLVDGFLAGVWRLYDDALVIEPFTDLTRARRTEVAEEAERMLNVLYPDASYDVRFGTVLP, encoded by the coding sequence ATGACCAGGACGAAGGCCCAGCCCGCCGCGACCGGCCCCGTGCTCACCACCCGCGCGCTCAACCGGGCCACCCTCGCCCGCCAGCTCCTGCTGCGGCGCTCGCCGATGTCCGCGAAGGCGGCCGTCGAGCATCTGGTCGGACTCCAGGCGCAGGAGGTGAAGCCGCCGTACGTCGCGCTCGCCGCCCGGCTCGACGGCTTCACCACCGGAGAGCTGTCCGGGCTGCTCGCCGGCCGCGAGGCGGTGCGGATCGTCACCCTGCGCTCCACCATCCACCTCCACACCGCCGACGACTGCCTCGCCCTGCGGCCGCTGGTCCAGCCGGCCCGCGACCGGGAACTGAACATGAAGACGTTCCGGGACGGTCTCACCGGCGTCGACCTCGGCCGGCTCGCCGCCCTCGCCCGCGCGTTCGTGGAGAGCGAGCCGCGCACCATGCGGCAGCTGCGCGAGGCGCTCGGCGCCGAGTGGCCCGACGCCGACCCGCAGGCCCTCGCGGTCGCCGCCCGCTGCACGCTGCCGCTGGTCCAGGTCACACCGCGCGGCATGTGGGGCAGGAGCGCGCAGGTCGCCCTCACCACCGCCGAGCACTGGCTGGGCCGCCCGGCAGGACCGCCCGCCGACCTGGACACCGTCGTCCCGCGCTACCTCGCCGCCTTCGGGCCGGCCTCCGTGCGAGACTTCCAGACCTGGTCCGGGCTGACCCGCACCCGGCCCGCCTTCGACCGCCTGCGGCCCTCCCTGCTCACCTTCCGCGACCCCGGCGGCACCGAACTCTTCGACCTGCCCGACGCCCCGCGCCCCGACCCGGACACCCCCGCTCCGCCGCGCCTGCTGCCCGAGTTCGACAACCTGCTGCTCTCCCACGCCGACCGCGCCCGCGTCGTCCCGCCCCCGCACCGCGGGCGCACCTGGCAGGCGAACACCCTGTACTGCCCGCTCCTCGTCGACGGCTTCCTCGCGGGCGTGTGGCGGCTGTACGACGACGCCCTCGTCATCGAGCCGTTCACGGACCTGACGAGGGCGCGCCGCACGGAGGTGGCGGAGGAGGCGGAGCGGATGCTGAACGTGCTGTATCCGGACGCCTCGTACGACGTCCGGTTCGGGACCGTGCTTCCCTGA
- a CDS encoding serine protease, which translates to MFGLTRARKTAVAIAATAAAAATALTAAPSAVAAPQPIVGGTTTTTSAYPFMMQITDASQNQFCGGTLVSPTKVVTAAHCMVGETTSSVRVVGGRTYLNGTNGTVARVSKIWIHPNYTSATRGEDVAVLTLSTSMPYATAKYVSSTDTSVYAAGTTARVLGWGTTSQSGSSSNQLRTATVPIVSDTSCRSSYGTDFVASEMVCAGYSSGGVDTCQGDSGGPLLVGGVLAGITSWGEGCAQAGYPGVYTRLTTFSSLVTAQVTS; encoded by the coding sequence ATGTTCGGGCTCACCCGTGCGAGAAAGACCGCCGTCGCGATAGCCGCGACCGCCGCTGCCGCCGCGACCGCGCTCACCGCCGCCCCCTCGGCCGTCGCCGCGCCCCAGCCCATCGTCGGCGGCACCACGACCACGACCAGCGCGTACCCGTTCATGATGCAGATCACCGACGCCTCGCAGAACCAGTTCTGCGGTGGCACGCTGGTCTCCCCGACGAAGGTCGTCACCGCCGCGCACTGCATGGTCGGCGAGACGACGAGCAGCGTCCGCGTGGTCGGCGGCCGCACCTACCTGAACGGCACCAACGGCACCGTCGCGCGGGTCAGCAAGATCTGGATCCACCCGAACTACACCTCCGCCACCCGCGGTGAGGACGTGGCGGTGCTGACGCTGTCGACGTCGATGCCGTACGCCACGGCGAAGTACGTCTCCTCCACCGACACCTCCGTCTACGCGGCCGGCACCACCGCCCGGGTGCTCGGCTGGGGCACCACGTCGCAAAGCGGCAGCTCCTCCAACCAGCTGCGCACCGCGACCGTGCCGATCGTCTCCGACACGAGCTGCCGGAGCAGTTACGGCACCGACTTCGTCGCGAGCGAGATGGTGTGCGCCGGATACTCCTCCGGCGGCGTGGACACCTGCCAGGGCGACAGCGGCGGTCCCCTGCTCGTCGGGGGCGTCCTGGCAGGGATCACTTCCTGGGGCGAGGGCTGCGCCCAGGCCGGTTACCCGGGTGTCTACACCCGGCTGACCACCTTCTCCAGCCTGGTGACCGCGCAGGTCACCTCGTAG